The Microbacter sp. GSS18 genome has a segment encoding these proteins:
- a CDS encoding peptide deformylase, translating to MAVRSIRLFGDPVLRAPSAPIDDIDDGVRALVQDLLDTVELPGRAGVAAPQIGVNLRAFSYNIDGDIGYVLNPVVTEVRGEPTPTGEGCLSVPGLWHDALRYPWAKVVGIDVDGNEVVLEGEGLMAQALQHETDHLDGMLYLSRLSPEDRRAAMKEVRESDWF from the coding sequence ATGGCAGTACGCTCCATCCGCCTCTTCGGCGACCCCGTCCTGCGCGCCCCGAGCGCGCCCATCGACGACATCGACGATGGGGTCCGCGCGCTCGTACAGGATCTCCTCGACACCGTCGAGCTGCCCGGGCGCGCCGGTGTCGCGGCGCCGCAGATCGGGGTGAACCTGCGCGCGTTCAGCTACAACATCGACGGCGACATCGGCTACGTCCTCAACCCCGTCGTCACCGAGGTCCGCGGCGAGCCGACCCCCACCGGCGAGGGGTGCCTGTCGGTCCCCGGACTGTGGCACGACGCGCTGCGGTATCCGTGGGCGAAGGTCGTCGGAATCGACGTCGACGGGAACGAGGTCGTGCTCGAGGGGGAGGGTCTCATGGCCCAGGCGCTCCAGCACGAGACCGACCACCTCGACGGCATGCTGTACCTGAGCCGTCTCAGCCCCGAGGACCGCCGTGCGGCGATGAAAGAGGTCCGCGAGTCGGACTGGTTCTGA
- a CDS encoding AAA family ATPase has protein sequence MTPDHPDNRPDDEIENGVLADTAGVDTTSIGFLGGGAGLSVSIPGEADHDLDDDDDVIGDEMPYADDGSTPAVDEPAVEASIEPDDDGADDAASVWTPGEDAPAPDAYDESVPAPDAYDEAAMGEHQPEPAVAEAPADADGLDGTFADAGEPDDASLGVADEPEPSASAPEQSEPEPAGEEPLDVHVLAQRWLQGGSTWAEAEIVETTGEVPVAADAPAPYADEDITDAVEVVDTGEHDAMPEVAEPADSADTIAHAAPIEAEETEVTEEPTPTAPEPDETAAPRATTRREAHTGAIAPQPARSVERVVTPRPEVALTSKRLGEFEADRETADLLTADRLLDPAHAARPEPEGAWQHFVYRLSGHRINLGDSKRARARKELDRRIAGPLTGGARFVPVLSRKGGVGKTTVTTLLGMALADARDDRVIAIDANPDRGTLSERITRASGKTVRDLAKVRGEVVGYNDLSSIVARDETRLDVIASDSDPRVAEAFSDDDYDGVASLAAHYYSLVLTDTGTGIVHSVMEATLARADQLVIVAGLSVDEARLASETLTWLETNGYGELARRSVVVLNNSRPGQTLVRLDELEGHFRSRVRAVVRMPYDAHIAAGSAITFRDLSPATREAAREMAAVVVEGLRLMATAA, from the coding sequence TTGACGCCTGACCACCCCGACAACCGCCCCGACGACGAGATCGAGAACGGCGTGCTCGCCGACACCGCGGGCGTCGACACCACCTCGATCGGGTTCCTCGGCGGCGGCGCCGGTCTCAGCGTCTCGATCCCGGGCGAGGCCGACCACGACCTCGATGACGACGACGACGTGATCGGCGACGAGATGCCCTACGCCGACGACGGGTCGACGCCGGCGGTGGACGAGCCCGCCGTCGAGGCGTCGATCGAACCCGACGACGACGGTGCCGACGACGCCGCGTCCGTGTGGACCCCCGGGGAGGATGCCCCCGCGCCGGACGCGTACGACGAGTCTGTCCCCGCGCCGGACGCGTACGACGAGGCCGCGATGGGGGAGCACCAGCCGGAGCCGGCGGTGGCCGAGGCCCCCGCGGACGCCGACGGCCTCGACGGCACCTTCGCGGACGCCGGCGAGCCCGACGACGCCTCTCTCGGCGTCGCCGACGAGCCCGAGCCCTCGGCCTCCGCTCCCGAGCAGTCCGAGCCGGAGCCGGCGGGCGAGGAGCCGCTGGACGTCCACGTGCTCGCTCAGCGGTGGCTGCAGGGCGGTTCGACGTGGGCCGAGGCCGAGATCGTCGAGACCACGGGCGAAGTGCCGGTGGCAGCGGATGCTCCGGCGCCGTACGCTGACGAAGACATCACGGATGCGGTCGAGGTCGTCGACACGGGGGAGCACGACGCGATGCCCGAGGTCGCCGAGCCGGCCGACTCCGCCGATACGATCGCGCACGCCGCGCCGATCGAGGCCGAGGAGACCGAAGTGACCGAAGAGCCGACGCCCACGGCGCCCGAGCCCGACGAGACCGCCGCACCCCGGGCGACCACGCGCCGCGAGGCGCACACCGGCGCCATCGCGCCGCAGCCCGCGCGCTCGGTCGAGCGCGTCGTGACGCCGCGCCCGGAGGTCGCGCTGACCTCGAAGCGCCTGGGGGAGTTCGAGGCCGACCGTGAGACCGCGGACCTGCTGACGGCCGATCGTCTGCTCGACCCGGCGCACGCTGCGCGGCCCGAGCCCGAGGGTGCATGGCAGCACTTCGTGTACCGCCTGAGCGGCCACCGCATCAACCTCGGCGACAGCAAGCGCGCCCGCGCCCGCAAGGAGCTCGACCGCCGCATCGCCGGCCCGCTGACCGGCGGCGCCCGGTTCGTCCCGGTGCTCTCGCGCAAGGGCGGCGTCGGCAAGACCACCGTCACCACGCTGCTGGGCATGGCCCTCGCCGACGCCCGCGACGACCGCGTCATCGCCATCGACGCCAACCCCGACCGCGGCACGCTGTCGGAGCGCATCACGCGCGCGAGCGGCAAGACGGTCCGCGACCTGGCGAAGGTGCGCGGCGAGGTCGTCGGCTACAACGACCTGTCGTCGATCGTGGCGCGCGACGAGACCCGCCTGGACGTCATCGCCTCGGATTCCGACCCGCGGGTCGCCGAGGCGTTCAGCGACGACGACTACGACGGCGTCGCCTCGCTCGCGGCGCACTACTACTCGCTCGTGCTCACCGACACCGGAACCGGCATCGTCCACTCCGTCATGGAGGCGACGCTCGCACGCGCCGATCAGCTCGTCATCGTCGCCGGACTCAGCGTCGACGAGGCGCGTCTGGCGTCCGAGACGCTGACGTGGCTCGAGACGAACGGCTACGGCGAGTTGGCCCGTCGCTCGGTCGTCGTGCTCAACAACTCCCGGCCCGGTCAGACGCTGGTGCGGCTCGACGAGCTCGAGGGGCACTTCCGCAGCCGCGTGCGCGCGGTGGTGCGGATGCCGTACGACGCGCACATCGCCGCCGGCAGCGCGATCACGTTCCGCGACCTCTCGCCGGCGACACGCGAGGCCGCCCGCGAGATGGCCGCCGTCGTGGTCGAGGGTCTGCGACTCATGGCCACGGCCGCGTAG
- a CDS encoding pyruvate carboxylase has protein sequence MFRKILVANRGEIAIRAFRAAYELGARTVAVYPYEDRYSLHRLKADEAYQIGEEGHPVRAYLDVDEIIRVALESGADAIYPGYGFLSENPDLAAKAAAHGIAFIGPASSVLEMAGNKVTAKQHAIAAGVPVLRSTEASDDVDALVAQADDIGFPIFVKAVAGGGGRGMRRVELKAELPPALAEAMREADSAFGDPRVFLEQAVQRPRHVEVQVLADKAGETIHLFERDCSVQRRHQKVIEIAPAQNLSDDIREDLHRYAIAFAKSIGYENAGTVEFLLETAGPRTGEVVFIEMNPRIQVEHTVTEEVTDVDLVQSQMRIAAGQTLAELGLAQENIRLRGAALQCRITTEDPTQGFRPDTGKITTYRSPGGAGIRLDGGTTAAGSQISPHFDSMLAKLTCRGRDFHAAVLRARRALAEFRIRGVSTNIPFLQAVLDDDAFVAGDISTSFIDERPELLAGRESKDRGTKILNWLVDATVNKPHGENPVTIDPREKLPKIDLLSEPPAGSRQKLLELGPAGFAKSLREQTALAVTETTFRDAHQSLLATRVRTKDLVAVAPYVARMTPQLLSVEAWGGATYDVALRFLGEDPWERLDKLREALPNVAIQMLLRGRNTVGYTPYPTEVTDAFVHEAAASGVDIFRIFDALNDVSQMRPAIDAVLKTGTAVAEVAVCYTGDLLSPDEDLYTLDYYLRLADQIVEAGAHVLAIKDMAGLLRPAAAAKLVAALRERFDLPVHVHTHDTAGGQLATLLAASAAGADAVDAASAPMSGTTSQPSLSSLVAALSNTERDTGLDLGAVSDLEPYWEAVRHMYRPFESGLPGPTGRVYHHEIPGGQLSNLRQQAIALGLAEDFELIEDMYAAANRILGRVPKVTPSSKVVGDLALHLAAVKADPADFEENPHKYDVPDSVVGFMAGELGDLPGGWPEPFRSKVLEGRTVDIAVTPITEDESTALSGDAASRRDMLNRLLFPAPTRSFHEAREAFGDLSVLDTVDYLYGLGVGSEHVVEIERGVQLFVGLEAIGEADDKGMRTVMTTLNGQLRPVFVRDRSITVESHHAEKADTTIPGQVPAPFSGVVTLKSAVGDTVTAGQPIASIEAMKMEAAITAPVDGVIERVAIAGTQQVEAGDLLVVIRPAQ, from the coding sequence ATGTTCCGAAAGATCCTTGTTGCCAACCGTGGTGAGATCGCGATCCGCGCCTTCCGAGCCGCCTACGAGCTCGGTGCGCGCACCGTCGCCGTCTACCCCTACGAAGACCGATACTCGCTCCACCGCCTGAAAGCGGACGAGGCGTACCAGATCGGCGAGGAGGGGCATCCGGTCCGCGCCTACCTCGACGTGGACGAGATCATCCGCGTCGCGCTCGAGAGCGGCGCCGACGCGATCTACCCCGGGTACGGATTCCTGTCGGAGAATCCCGACCTCGCCGCGAAGGCCGCTGCGCACGGCATCGCCTTCATCGGCCCGGCATCGAGCGTGCTCGAGATGGCCGGCAACAAGGTCACCGCCAAGCAGCACGCGATCGCCGCGGGCGTTCCGGTGCTGCGCTCGACCGAGGCCTCCGACGACGTCGACGCGCTGGTGGCGCAGGCCGACGACATCGGGTTCCCGATCTTCGTCAAGGCCGTCGCCGGCGGCGGCGGGCGCGGCATGCGCCGCGTCGAGCTGAAGGCAGAGCTGCCCCCGGCCCTGGCCGAGGCGATGCGAGAGGCCGACAGCGCCTTCGGCGACCCGCGCGTGTTCCTCGAGCAGGCCGTGCAGCGTCCCCGACACGTCGAGGTGCAGGTGCTCGCCGACAAGGCCGGCGAGACCATCCACCTCTTCGAGCGCGACTGCTCGGTGCAGCGGCGCCACCAGAAGGTCATCGAGATCGCGCCGGCGCAGAACCTGTCCGACGACATCCGCGAGGACCTGCACCGCTACGCCATCGCGTTCGCGAAGTCGATCGGCTACGAGAACGCCGGGACGGTGGAGTTCCTGCTCGAGACGGCGGGGCCGCGCACCGGCGAGGTCGTCTTCATCGAGATGAACCCGCGCATCCAGGTCGAGCACACCGTGACCGAGGAGGTCACCGACGTCGACCTCGTGCAGTCGCAGATGCGCATCGCCGCCGGCCAGACCCTCGCCGAGCTCGGGCTCGCGCAGGAGAACATCCGCCTCCGCGGTGCCGCCCTGCAGTGCCGCATCACCACCGAGGACCCGACGCAGGGCTTCCGCCCCGACACCGGCAAGATCACGACCTACCGGTCGCCGGGCGGGGCGGGCATCCGCCTGGACGGCGGCACGACGGCCGCAGGTTCGCAGATCAGCCCGCACTTCGACTCGATGCTCGCGAAGCTCACGTGCCGCGGGCGCGACTTCCACGCCGCCGTGCTGCGCGCCCGACGCGCGCTGGCGGAGTTCCGCATCCGCGGTGTGTCCACCAACATCCCGTTCCTGCAGGCCGTCCTCGACGACGACGCCTTCGTCGCGGGCGACATCTCCACGTCCTTCATCGACGAGCGCCCCGAGCTGCTCGCCGGACGCGAGTCCAAGGACCGCGGCACGAAGATCCTCAACTGGCTCGTGGACGCGACCGTCAACAAGCCGCACGGCGAGAACCCGGTCACGATCGACCCGCGCGAGAAGCTGCCGAAGATCGACCTGCTGAGCGAGCCCCCGGCCGGCTCGCGCCAGAAGCTCCTCGAGCTGGGACCCGCCGGCTTCGCCAAGAGCCTGCGCGAGCAGACCGCCCTCGCCGTCACCGAGACGACGTTCCGCGACGCGCACCAGTCGCTGCTGGCGACGCGCGTGCGCACGAAGGACCTCGTCGCCGTCGCGCCGTACGTCGCCCGCATGACGCCCCAGCTGCTGTCGGTCGAGGCCTGGGGCGGGGCGACGTACGACGTCGCGCTGCGCTTCCTCGGCGAGGACCCGTGGGAGCGCCTCGACAAGCTGCGCGAGGCGCTGCCGAATGTCGCGATCCAGATGCTGCTGCGCGGACGCAACACGGTCGGCTACACGCCGTACCCGACCGAGGTCACGGATGCCTTCGTGCACGAGGCCGCCGCGAGCGGCGTCGACATCTTCCGCATCTTCGACGCGCTCAACGATGTGTCGCAGATGCGGCCGGCGATCGACGCGGTGCTGAAGACCGGCACCGCCGTCGCCGAGGTCGCCGTCTGCTACACCGGCGACCTGCTGAGCCCCGACGAGGACCTCTACACGCTGGATTACTACCTGCGCCTGGCCGACCAGATCGTCGAGGCGGGGGCCCACGTGCTGGCGATCAAGGACATGGCGGGCCTGCTGCGCCCGGCCGCCGCGGCGAAGCTCGTCGCGGCGCTGCGCGAGCGGTTCGACCTGCCGGTGCACGTCCACACGCACGACACCGCCGGCGGGCAGCTCGCGACGCTGCTGGCCGCCTCGGCCGCAGGCGCCGACGCCGTGGACGCGGCATCCGCCCCCATGTCGGGCACCACGAGCCAGCCGTCGCTGTCGTCGCTGGTGGCGGCGCTGTCGAACACCGAGCGCGACACCGGACTCGACCTGGGCGCCGTGTCGGACCTCGAGCCGTACTGGGAGGCCGTGCGCCACATGTACCGGCCGTTCGAATCGGGTCTTCCCGGACCCACCGGACGCGTGTACCACCACGAGATCCCCGGCGGCCAGCTGTCGAACCTGCGCCAGCAGGCGATCGCGCTGGGCCTCGCCGAGGACTTCGAGCTCATCGAGGACATGTACGCCGCGGCGAACCGCATCCTCGGCCGTGTGCCGAAGGTCACCCCCTCGTCGAAGGTCGTGGGCGACCTCGCTCTGCACCTCGCGGCCGTCAAGGCCGACCCCGCCGACTTCGAGGAGAACCCCCACAAGTACGACGTGCCCGACTCGGTCGTCGGCTTCATGGCCGGCGAGCTCGGGGACCTCCCCGGCGGCTGGCCCGAGCCCTTCCGCTCGAAGGTGCTCGAGGGTCGCACGGTCGACATCGCGGTCACCCCGATCACCGAGGACGAGAGCACTGCGCTCTCGGGAGACGCCGCGTCGCGCCGCGACATGCTCAACCGGCTGCTCTTCCCGGCGCCCACGCGGTCGTTCCACGAGGCCCGCGAGGCATTCGGGGACCTGAGCGTCCTCGACACCGTCGACTACCTGTACGGACTGGGCGTCGGCTCAGAGCACGTCGTCGAGATCGAGCGCGGCGTGCAGCTGTTCGTGGGTCTCGAGGCCATCGGCGAAGCCGACGACAAGGGCATGCGCACCGTCATGACGACCCTCAACGGGCAGCTTCGCCCGGTGTTCGTGCGCGACCGCAGCATCACGGTCGAGTCGCACCACGCCGAGAAGGCGGACACGACGATCCCGGGCCAGGTCCCCGCGCCGTTCTCGGGCGTCGTGACGCTCAAGTCCGCGGTCGGCGACACGGTCACGGCCGGCCAGCCGATCGCGTCGATCGAGGCCATGAAGATGGAGGCGGCCATCACCGCACCCGTCGACGGCGTCATCGAGCGCGTCGCGATCGCCGGCACGCAGCAGGTGGAGGCGGGCGATCTTTTGGTCGTGATACGTCCCGCACAGTAG
- a CDS encoding ParA family protein, with protein MLSVSSLKGGVGKTTVTLGLASAAFARGVRTLVVDLDPQSDVSTGMDVGVAGRLNVADVLENPKEKTVRQAITTSGWTKVHPGTIDLMIGSPSAINFDGPHPSVRDVWKLEEALATIEPEYDLVLIDCAPSLNALTRTAWAASDRVIVVTEPGLFSVAAADRALRAIEEIRRGLSPRLQPLGIVVNRVRPQSIEHQFRIKELRDMFGPLVLSPQLPERTSLQQAQGAAKPLHIWPGDSAQELAADFDSLLDRVMRTGRIPQPGEARA; from the coding sequence GTGCTCTCGGTCAGCTCCCTCAAGGGCGGCGTCGGCAAGACGACCGTGACGCTGGGCCTCGCCTCCGCGGCGTTCGCCCGAGGCGTCAGGACTCTCGTCGTCGATCTCGACCCGCAGTCAGATGTCTCGACCGGAATGGACGTCGGCGTCGCCGGACGCCTGAACGTCGCGGACGTCCTGGAGAATCCCAAGGAGAAGACCGTCCGCCAGGCCATCACGACGTCCGGCTGGACGAAGGTGCATCCCGGCACGATCGACCTCATGATCGGCAGCCCGTCGGCCATCAACTTCGACGGACCGCACCCGAGCGTGCGCGACGTGTGGAAGCTCGAGGAGGCGCTCGCGACCATCGAGCCCGAGTACGACCTCGTGCTGATCGACTGCGCCCCGTCGCTGAATGCGCTCACGCGCACCGCGTGGGCGGCCTCGGACCGCGTCATCGTCGTGACCGAGCCCGGGCTCTTCTCCGTCGCCGCCGCCGACCGGGCGCTGCGCGCCATCGAGGAGATCCGCCGCGGACTCTCCCCCCGCCTCCAGCCGCTGGGCATCGTGGTCAACCGTGTGCGCCCGCAGTCGATCGAGCACCAGTTCCGCATCAAGGAGCTGCGCGACATGTTCGGTCCGCTCGTGCTGTCGCCGCAGCTGCCCGAGCGCACGTCGCTGCAGCAGGCGCAGGGCGCCGCCAAGCCCCTGCACATCTGGCCCGGCGACTCCGCGCAGGAGCTCGCCGCCGACTTCGATTCGCTGCTGGACCGCGTCATGCGCACCGGCCGCATCCCCCAGCCGGGCGAGGCCCGCGCCTAG
- a CDS encoding MerR family transcriptional regulator gives MTAHEAAEGHPFADDLLFTDGLPQMDDEVGYRGAQAARAAGITYRQLDYWARTELVEPTVRGASGSGSQRLYGFRDILVLKLVKRLLDTGISLQQIRIAVEQLRASGIRDLAGTTLMSDGASVYLCTSNDEVIDLVSRGQGVFGIAVGKVLHEVESTLVDFTAESPEAVDELAARRARRTA, from the coding sequence ATGACAGCTCACGAAGCGGCGGAGGGTCATCCGTTCGCCGACGACCTCCTCTTCACCGACGGTCTGCCGCAGATGGATGACGAGGTCGGCTACCGCGGTGCCCAGGCGGCCCGCGCCGCCGGCATCACCTACCGCCAGCTGGATTACTGGGCGCGCACCGAGCTCGTCGAGCCCACCGTCCGCGGCGCCAGCGGCTCCGGGTCGCAGCGCCTCTACGGCTTCCGCGACATCCTGGTGCTCAAGCTCGTCAAGCGTCTGCTCGACACCGGCATCTCGCTGCAGCAGATCCGCATCGCCGTCGAGCAGCTGCGGGCATCCGGCATCCGCGACCTCGCCGGCACGACGCTCATGAGCGACGGCGCGTCGGTCTATCTGTGCACGTCGAACGACGAGGTCATCGACCTCGTCTCGCGCGGGCAGGGCGTCTTCGGCATCGCGGTCGGCAAGGTGCTGCACGAGGTCGAGTCGACCCTCGTGGACTTCACGGCAGAGTCGCCCGAGGCGGTCGACGAGCTCGCCGCCCGGCGCGCGCGCCGCACGGCGTAA
- a CDS encoding MerR family transcriptional regulator, with protein sequence MSSASARERSSSAGLLSIGQVLARLTPEFPTLTSSKLRFLEVQGIVSPVRTESGYRKFSQADLDRLRLALTLQRDHYLPLNVIREYLEDVDAGRDPVPPASVPPPSIVPAPRRYQRAELLSASGAAPQLLNDAISTGILVGAESYTEQHVTLLRALVALDRHGIEPRHIRTMRQNAERDVALIESAIAPMLRRTDANSRGRAGEVGGELAKRLDDVRAIFVRTALDRLLS encoded by the coding sequence GAACGGTCCTCGTCCGCGGGTCTGCTGAGCATCGGCCAGGTCCTCGCTCGGCTGACCCCCGAGTTCCCGACGCTGACCAGCAGCAAGCTGCGCTTCCTCGAGGTGCAGGGCATCGTGTCGCCGGTGCGCACCGAGTCGGGCTACCGCAAGTTCTCGCAGGCCGACCTCGATCGCCTGCGCCTGGCGCTGACGCTCCAGCGAGATCACTACCTGCCGCTGAACGTCATCCGCGAGTACCTCGAAGACGTCGACGCCGGCCGCGACCCGGTGCCGCCGGCATCCGTCCCGCCGCCCTCGATCGTGCCCGCGCCGCGCCGCTATCAGCGGGCGGAACTGCTGAGCGCCTCGGGCGCGGCCCCGCAGCTGCTCAACGACGCCATCAGCACCGGCATCCTGGTGGGGGCCGAGTCGTACACCGAGCAGCACGTGACACTGCTGCGCGCGCTCGTGGCGCTCGACCGCCACGGCATCGAGCCGCGCCACATCCGCACCATGCGCCAGAACGCCGAACGGGACGTGGCGCTGATCGAATCGGCGATCGCCCCCATGCTGCGCCGCACCGACGCGAACTCGCGCGGACGCGCCGGCGAGGTCGGCGGCGAGCTGGCCAAGCGCCTCGACGACGTGCGGGCGATCTTCGTGCGGACGGCCCTCGACCGGCTGCTTTCGTGA